From Hymenobacter sediminicola:
GGCTACGTCGCCTTGTACGCCGGTTACGTTGCGGCCAATCTGCTGCACGGCGGCGTCCAGTTCCTGCTGCCGACGGCCGGTGATGAACACGTAGGCGCCTTCTTCCACAAACCGTTTGGCCGTGGCCAAGCCGATACCGCTGTTTCCGCCCGTGATGACAGCAACTTTTCCTTCTAGTTTTTTCATATGGGTATCCTCCGTGCGGAGGAGTTGATCTGAGAGTGTGGTGGCCTGCGAGCTTAGCTGCCGTCGGCCGATAACTTATGAGTGCTTTTTACAGTCTATCCGAAGTGGGCCGCTGATCAGGTCGGCTTTCTTCGGCAAACGATGCAGGATGTTGCTGACAGCTTTTGTACGTTTGTTACGCAAAGGAACTGTTAATAGTGTGGATTAGTTACTATTGGCAAGTGAATTTGTGAAGAAACTAGTTACCAGCACGTTACTAGTAACCTGGAAGTAACCATCATGAAAACAGATCAACTACTAGCTTCCTCTTGTGCCATGACGCGCACCATGGGCATCCTCGGCGGGAAATGGAAGCCCCTCATTATTTGGGGGATAGGCCAGCGCCGCATTCGGTTTGGGCAACTGGCGGCGCACATGCCGCTCATATCGCGCAAGGTGCTGGCCGAGCAACTGAAGGAACTGGAAGAAGCCGGTCTGATTCTGCGCGAAGCTTTCAATGAGGTGCCGCCCCGCGTGGATTACTCCCTCACCGAAAACGGTCTGCGCCTGCTCCCCATCCTCCAATCCCTCTGCGCCTGGACCAGCAGCTGTGAAGCCGCCGCAACAACTGCTTCCACTTCCTGCCCAGGCTGAGAGAGGCGCACTCCACAGCACTAATGGTGGGTAAGGAAACCAGTTGACCGCCGTTGAAATGGAAAAACTTGCCATTTCCCAAACTCCCCTTCCGTACCTTCGCCCCTAGTTGATTCTCACTGAATTCACCTTCGCATGAACCAATACGACGTTACCGTCATCGGCTCCGGGCCCGGCGGCTATGTGGCGGCCATCCGCTGCTCCCAGTTGGGCCTCAAAACCGCCCTCATCGAGAAATACGACACCCTGGGCGGCACCTGCCTCAACGTGGGCTGCATCCCCAGCAAGGCCCTGCTCGACTCGACGGAGCACTTCCA
This genomic window contains:
- a CDS encoding winged helix-turn-helix transcriptional regulator, with protein sequence MKTDQLLASSCAMTRTMGILGGKWKPLIIWGIGQRRIRFGQLAAHMPLISRKVLAEQLKELEEAGLILREAFNEVPPRVDYSLTENGLRLLPILQSLCAWTSSCEAAATTASTSCPG